CATTGTTGCTGATAAATTCGCTAAAAGAATTATTCGATTAACAAAAATAGCTGGCATTTCCCTTgttgttgatcaactaatccACTCATCTTCGCAGCTGTAAAGAGAACACCATGTGCTCTGAAGAAAAGTTgtcatttatctttatttttgtggCATTTCAAAGACTActatcagcagattaatcaaagAAATACTCAATAGCTTGGCAATGAAAATAAGCATTTGTTTATACTTTTAGCCTAGTTTAGCCTTACGTTTTTGCCCTCTAAATGCCTCATCACTTTGGCAATGCCTCTTAGACGTGAAACTCAAAATGGTCAGGATGTTGACATGAAAgagacaaataaatacataaatctGCTCGCCAAACCATCACTAATTAAATGTCATGATCATGTGAGCTGAGCAGATATTGACCCACCATTAACGCTCAACAAAACATGCTCTTGTAGGTTTGGTATGTGATATACCCCAGGTGAGAATTCCTTCACAATAACTTCCCTTTGTGAGGTCGAATGCCCCTGTGTGCCCCAATGAATGGCCATTGTCTTTAAGTTAAGCAAAAGGTCACAAATCCTTGAGGGTGTTTGTGCTCCAGAGAGCAGAATAGTGAGAGGATGCAGAGAAGGAAAcacagcctgtttgttttttcctttcttaCATTTCTCTTGAGATATGAACCGGGTTTGTACCTCCCATGTTTGACTCCTGCTTTGCCTCCAGTCACTCAGTCAGCGAGTGAGTGAGTCAGGTGTATGGAGTTTATTAGGACGTGCAATCATCACACGACTGTGACGAAAgccaaaaaagcaaaaacacccGCGTGGACGCAGCTGTCACTGATGGACGAAGGGGAATGAGAAAGAGGaggcagtgagtgtgtgtgtgtgtttataagtGTGTTTTGGACGGGTTTATTGCAGGAAAGGCTGAACAGATGGGTCCACATTACCAGAGGGTGCCACAGAACAGAATCCAGCCAAGCGAGACTTAGAAATATTTACAATAACACTGGTTACATCATGAACATGAAGACATGAAGAGACTCAAGCGTAATTTGCCCGgcaaaaatattatcacaagCCAGTGATTTAATGCCTGTTTAAAATACACTGAGTCAACGTCAGCCTCGACTGTGACAAACTGATTGAGAATATAGTTataaattgtacatttttacATATCAGCGAGTCCTTTGATGATTATATTTACCCTCATGCTTGATTAAAAAAGTGTTGCGTCTGCGTTCGCTTCTGTCAAAGCTGTTAAACATCCAGAAACAGGAGCCTTTACAGTTGTTGATCTTGTTGTAGACTCGAGCTGTCGAGTTGTTGTCGTCCCCTTTGTCAAACACATTAGACCccccaccactaccaccacctcCTGTTGCACCCTGATCAAATTATTGAGTGATAAGAGAGAGCACCCATATAAGATTTCAGAGCCTAACCCTGCCCTGCTCCCCTCCTGCCACATTGCATTCTGGGCTTTCAACTGTGTAAATGTTGTATTAGCGCTTGTTTATCTGTTATGACTGCGAATTAAGACAGGGAACAAATTTCCTCCTGACCTGGGGGTGAAACTCGGTGCCATCGTCAGCTCTGGTGTTCAGCTGCCACGGCACTGTCACTGCTGACAATTAAGCCACCGTAATTAAGCCATTTGGAGAAAATGGGCCGATTAATGTTTTCCCTCTGAAGACCCCTCGTTAAAGGTCTGTTGCTTAATGTTGTGTCCAATTACAGTGTGTTTGAAGATCATTTGCTGCAGGGCCCGCTCCCTTTACAGGCCATGGGACTCCGTCTGAGCGTAATTGGTTTCACTCTTAATACGATCTGAAGTGTAAGTGCATCATgtaacagaacaaacaaaataaatcgAATCATAGCCTGCTTGGAAGTTCTCTGATGTCCCTGCGTCTTGGTGAGCAGAACGGATTCTCTTACCCGCTGTAATATCACATGAGTAATTTGTTTTCAGGGATGCTGGATCTATCTGATGTcgaattgctgttttttttctctttgcattAGATGTCTTATGACTCCAATTTCCCAGGGAAAAAAGTTAGCCTCAATTAATGACTTCTCTTCATGAGAGACCACGGCTTCCCTATTGAATGCTAATTCTTTGGCTCCACATAAATCTCACTCTTATGGATTCGTATCATGGATAATATGTCACTGGAGCAGTAAATAAATATGACTAAGTGCTCTCTAATCACTTATAGTCTATTACAGATGTTCAAAgcactgtatattttaatatttgcagCTTTGTAATAAATTATAGCTGTGTAAACGTCTAAATGTCTTTTTACCATATGAAATCTGAACCATAAGCCAATCTCAATTTCCATGTTCTTTCCAGTTTGTCACGCTAAATCGCTCACTTATGTTTGGGGTTTTCAGTGACACAAGTTCTGTGTTTACACAAGATGTTGCCCCTTAATTTCATGCCCGTGTAAAGCTCGCAGTAATGCTAACGTAATGCCATGTTCGCTGGGCGTCACTTGAGCCTATTTGGTAATTTCCTGGCTCCAGATCAACTTAACTATGCTGAAGCGGGTGGAGTGCCACCGCTGACGTTGTGTTTATGCACATCGGGACTTTTCTACATGATATTGCACTTCTGCTGCCACTCGCTCAGATCACATCTTATTACAGACTCATGCAGAAATTCACGCACACAGAGACTCTTCACAATCACAGGAGCACTTTCAAGTATGCTCAGTTTTGCCTCCTTCAGTTTGATTAATGCTCGTAACATCAGTGAAACCAAGCGGTTGTAAACATTGAGGCCAAATCAGTGAGAAGAGGAGTCAGCAGCAGGCTGTCTCAGTGATTTAGAGCATATTGACAATGCAATCAGAGAAGTCGACCGCAGACTGAAGAGCTTAGACCAGGAATTTACAAATGAAGTTAAGCAGCTTACAGTGGTGCAGGTATCATATGGTTATGGCGACGACCTCTGACCATGactctgtttcattttgtcttgGAGCTCAGTGTTCCTGCAGTAGCATCATCTGTCTGTCAAATACTTCACATGAATAATAACTGTACTTCACATGGGCTTTGTTTCAGTGTGCCCATCTCTGCTATTAAACACTAAATATAGACGGTTAATTGCAAAAACAGACTTGATTTTCAGGTGAGATTTTCTAAAGCTCTGCACCAGTTATTTTCTAAAGCAGGTCATCTGTTTACATGAAGTcacgggggggtgggggtgggggtgggggggggtccTTTGTTGTTCACTTTTGAGTGAGGCAAATCGCAGGCTGTCATGAGAGAACACAGCCCGGCTAAAAGGATTTGGCACATCCTCATCGATGTTGACAGTGTAAATGTGAATTTCCGCAGAGACTTCTCCTGTGAACGGGAGCTTGTTTGTTTACACAAGTGGGCGCATTTACCCTCACGTTGTTGTAACGAGGTAAAGGGAGACACGGTGGCATTTCAGTCGCTTCATTTGTGCCCACACGTGTACTATTTTGGGACACAGAGAGAgccgtctgtctgtcagtccacTGGTGCAGTCATTACATAAttcttattatttaatttagatttttctgtcttttttatgtgtgtgtgtgtctgtgtaaaatGTCAACACAGACGCATATTTTCTGGATTTATTTCAGTAGTCGGGGCTATATGAAGGATAATAAGGATAGAGCCTGGATGAAAGCTGCGGGTATAAACATCTGGGCCAGATGCAGatcccctccacctcccccactCTATAACTCCCACAGCACATAATGCAGATAGACAGGCTCACCCCTCTTACAATAACAAATGCCCTTTAAAACAGGGAGCTGTTAAACAGTGGACTTTGttactacacacacagacgcgGTCGTATACAGAGGAATGAGGCTCTGACGTCTGTTTCTAGTCATACGCTGACTTCTCAAATCTGTCTGGAGGTGTGTCAACGTCCGTGacgaatacacacacacacacacactgaacacgCATCATCGAGGACACACTGGCAGGGCTCCTGTAGTCCATTAATGCAGCCTATTTTTAACACTAGAGGTGTCAGGAGGTATATGGTTATCCTCAGATTTAGGAGGAAATaaatcacactcacactcagcagGTGACAGGTTAAGCCTCTGCTGGTTCCATTCACACTGATTTAAACATCATCTGGAGGTGTTTAAGGTTTGTGACTACTCTCTAATTAAAGGCTAATTTTACACAAGAAAATTTAACTACACTCATAGCAGAAAATGCATGGTGAATGAGATTTGCAgttgtgtcagtgtcagttgaaGTTGAAGCACCGAAAGGGTTTGAAGGGTCTGTTGAGTCCACAGGAGTCATAGCATgaacagcagcatcagtagCTCCCAGTCCTCCGTCTGCATCTACGCAGGATGCGTTCAGGCTCAGTATTGATTGTAGGTCATCCACATTTTGGCAGTACCCAGTACCCAAGTCACAGTCAGGTTTAGGTTTATTGTCATGTTCACATGTCCCTGTCGTTTCAGTAGAGAGTAAGCATTTCCTTTTAACTCCAGTGGTGTCTGGAGGTTTTTGCGGCCATCCTGTGATTCAAGAGCAGATTATTGAGCTACAGAATGATTTATTAAGGGCTTTTTACTCTGAATAACATTATCTTTAAGAGTGATTTTACATTTCCAGCAGTGTCTTCTGGCCAAGTCAGCATTCCTCCGCTATCAAGTCTTGATGTGAGGCCCCCAACTGTCCACCCTTCACCCTGCACTCAGTCCTCTCCATGGTCTTGTTGTCGGCCATTTGTGTCAATGTTTAAAGTTCGTcttccagttttgtttttcttattttttcttgtgtttttggacaaAATAGTTCAGAAACAGAGAACCTTGATGTCTCTTGATGTCTGATTTAATTTGCCTCCTGACATGACGCTGACGCAGGAATTTGACATGACTTTAACGTTATGGTACATGTGGGAAACCGAGGAAGAACAGGGGGAAGCAATCATCTGTATGTCTGCATACATGTTGTACGTGTGtgcatatatttgtgtgtttttgactgaGGGTATGTAGGAAACCAACTCCAGTATCCGGCTATTTGTGCCCTGCCTTGATAAGAGAaggtgtttcctctgctgccggCATGACTCCTTAGGGCCCATtgtgtgaaagcagcagagatttATTATTGGAAAGGGTATAATTAGGGCCCTTTTGCTTGTCTGGAGGGGCGGTCGGTTTGTGagactggagagaaaaaaggggacGGAAATGGGGTCGAGGGGCTGTCTGCAGAGGAAGGGGGGGTGTACTGTAAACTGGGggatgggtgtgtgtatgtttggagGGGTAACACAAAGGGTCTGGGTTAGATGTGGACACCCCCCGCTGCTCCAGCTGGCCTGGGACTCACGCCACTGTCTGTCTATCCCGCAATGACATCATGACAGCATCCTGTGTGGTACACAGGCATTCCCAGTatccccaccccctcccccctctaGAAAACAATCACTCAGCTGGCACAATGACAGGATTTCAATCGGGGCACAGCAGCCCAGAGATACAGTGCACAAGCTAATCATTATTGCAGAGAGTGAAGCAATGAGGGGACGTCATCCCACTCTGCGATTACTGATAGAACGGCACATTATAACACATACAAAGCCCAGCACAAGTGATAGAGAGAACAAAAGCTGCTGTTCCGAGTAATGTATATAAATGCCGCTTTATGTGAATGTTTGCACTCAACCCCtattcttctgtctctcttttgtctttcatCTACAGCTGAAAAGGTGTCATCACTGGGGAAAGACTGGCACAAATTGTGTCTCAAGTGCGACCGCTGCAACAAGCTCCTTAATGCTGGAGGCCACGCTGAGGTCAGTACCACACCACTATTAACAGTACAATAGTATCCTTTCAACACTGAAATTACACACAGGTGACGCTAATCTCTAGTTCTGCAACAAACCATCTTTTCATCATCAAGAAATCCTCCATGTTTTCAGCTAATCAATGCCTGTTCGTTCTGTTAAGTGTCAATTGATGATTTAAGGACACATCAAAGTTAGTTTACAGGAGTTGCATAGTACTTCTGCACTTCtgtgaaaaaagttgaatcCAGAAAAAATCTGTAGTCCACTAATTTCTGCTTAAGGCTAGAGACTCAAGGCTACGTTAGCCGCTACCAGAGTAACACACCAAAACTCCAAAGGAGCTGCCGGCAGTCAAGTTGCATTGTGCATAACGTAGGCACCAGACTATAACAAGAAAGAAgagtgtgtgaaataaaaaccaTTAAAGCTTTAAACACAGGCTTTTTCACTGAAGGCATTCAGTGTAATTAAAGGGtgaaataaaagggaaaaaccacaaaatgtgGCTTTTAACTCTGCAACTAATGCAGTGATATGACTCTTTCTAGCCAGTATAGCTGTGTGTATGGAGACTTTACATCTGACATAACTAATAAGACGTCACTAACATTGCCTGAGGGAGAAGTTCACTTGCCATTGTGGCCATTCATGCTAACAATACATGCACTCAGTAGTGCTAAAAAATGGCCACCAAATGACTTCTGTTATGCTCTTCTGAATTGAcctttcctgttttatttgagCTTTATTTgaggtagtagtagtagttttttttctcagtactgtaatgtcagtcacacagggtcaaaggtcaacaaagTCTGTGCCTTAGCTCATTGACTATTGCTGTGAAATCTAACAAAGGGGAGGCCAGTTCTGCCTGGTTATGTATTGACTTATTGACAGACTTTATCTACATTGAATCATCAGTGAAACAGTTCAACAGATGTTGTTGTGGCTTCTCAGAGccttgagaaaaaaaacattaacaaagctCCAGTTCCAGTGTTTTAACCTTTAGAAAATGATAGTTTAATATATAATGATAGTGTGTAAGTTCTTATTAAAAATCCATATCCGTAATTACATGTCAGGGAGGAAACACAGTATTACAGTTTTCAAATGTAAGCATTTTTCAGCGGGTTATTTCTTTTCACAGACTGTGCGCATTCTGCACAGGAAATTGCTGAGTGCATGTCCTTTTTCCTGCCTGGTTGCATCTGTCAATATGGTTTGTCCCTGTGGGAAATTTAACCCCCTTAGCGCTACAGGATGAGTTGTTTTCAGatcctttttccctctgtctgttaCATAATCAAACTGCAGTATCATGTCTCAACTTAGATTCCCCCGACTGTGACCCCAGAACGAACCACTGCTCACTATCTGGCACTGCCACCCTGGGGATTTTCTTATCATGCccctttttttttgccttccGTGACCCAGCCAATGATTCAattctcaccctctctctttctctctctctgtacatcGCTCAAACACTTTTCTGAGTCTCCCGCCTCTTTTCTCTGTGCGAGAAGGATGTGATCTCAGCCTCTTTGTACACAAAAGCAATTTCCCTGCAGACCCCAAAGGatgctgctcctgctgtttaATCTCTGCATGATTACAGTAATGTAGTCACACAATCTCTCTGAAGCCCGTGCTCTCTcaacaccaccacccccaccccatgcACGCTCTCTCCATGGACAGCATCCAAATCCCGCCCTGGGCTGCAGCACCGTGCCACAAGCCTGACTTTAGTAGGAAAAACTCAGTGCTCGATCATCGTCATGGAAACAGAGTGAGGCTGAGAGATGGtgcatattaaaaataaataaataaaaaggcatGTAAAGCAGCTGTGCGGCTGTCTGGGAGGCTGTTTGATGTCATCTCAGGCCTGGTATGCAGGAGGTTATGAACCTCAGAGCAGCAATGGCTGCTTGAGGGGGCGGGGGGGGTGAAGCCCAGTGTGGCCTGTCGTCTGAGGGCTAAAGGAGGGCAGCAGCCTCCTGAGGCTGGTGGCAGAGAGCCAGGCTGGAAAAGACAAGGTGACAAGTCTCCACTGATGGTCTTAAATGATCATGGCTTTATTAGCCCTTAGCACCTAATTAGCACAacttggataaaaaaaaatacataccTTCTTCTCTGAGTCAAAACTAGAACATCTGTGGTACCATAATTAAAGCCTAATCTATTCCTAAAATAACCAACAGCTATGGCATGTTGCCATAAATCTGTAAGTAAAGGCAGAATAAAAAGAGCCAGGGCCAAGACAACTGGGCCAAATTCATCTCCACTGTTTTATAAACCTATACACACATTGTTTACTCAACCAGAGTGTTGTTCTAAACTTTTCTAACATTAATAGCAGTGCGTCAGAGCTTCTCCTGCTCAACTATTATAGGTTCTGCTAGCCAGTTAGCTGAACCAACCATCTCCCTCCCCGGCCTTCATGCTCCCGTAGGCCAGAAAAgtatgaagaaaaataaaagtatgaaacATCCTATCTGGAATTTCAAACAATAGCGTTGGTGCACAGATGTAAAATGTGAGCTGTCAGAAAGAGGAGATCAAACTAATCAGATCAACTTTGGAAGAGACAACCACAGGAGATAACTGATCTGAAGTGCTTAGAATAAAAACGTACTACACATCAGTGAAGTTTTGAGCCAAACAGGACAAAGTGCTGTCATCGCGGAGTTGGTTCACAGTcagtgcagccagagaaaagcaactgcagaaaactgagcagaaaacTGCAGGCGTAGTGACTTTGCTCAGCGCCAGTGAAAGTCAGACAAAATTTCTAACTGGCATGCATTGTTTTAAACCCAGCATGCATCACGTCAAGTCAGCGCTGTGAAGCCCCTCATAAAGTCGAACGCACCTAAAGACATAGCACCTGAAAGGTGAGATTTATGCTTTATCTGAAGTGTTTTCAAACtgtattattcagttttatgaGGCGCAAGTAAATCCTGCTTTGTCAAAAGGAAATCCTAAAACATTTACAGCACCACAGACACGCTAAATGGTGACATCTCTGAAAATCCGAACCTAGTCCTAAAATAACTAACAGCTAAGACATGAAGTGACTTTGCCCTTAGTCTGTAAATAGGAAGTAGGAAgtgaaaagcagaacaaaaacagacagttaATTCAAAGTTAATCCAATTTCAGTCTGGTCTTGAATTCAAGCAAAAGCAGTGAGTAGAGGCTGTAGCCAATGAGGcacagaggatgaggaaggagaTGGAGACGGCGCATTTCAGTATCAGGATGTAGGAAGTTAACTGCTGGGAAGAGAGTGGGCTGTGCGGCAGCGATGGATAATCCATTTTTAGGGTCTCTCTGCCTCTTGATGTTTCACAGCCAGAGCCACAGAGATACTGTACAGCAGGATGTTAACAGACCACTCAGTTCAGTCAGTACAATGAGGCCCCTGTGTTGTCCTGTCCTGAGAAAGTCATCAGTGCTTAGTCACAGCTTGGCATGTGCAGCCAAACCTTCACGGATCTCATAAATGTCAAACAGGATGTGTGAAAGGAGTATGTGGCTGCTTTAACAGTAGCTGATCCTGTCACGGTTAATGCATTATTAAAGGTGAGCGAACAATCCTTTTTATCGCTGCACCAGTCCTCTGAGTAAAAAGGGAGCTCATGTGGCCAAAGAAGAAGTGTCCCTTTTCCAACTCTCCTCACCACCCCGGGGCCTGGCGTCTTGCCTATTGCATTTGCTTGGTTCTTCTCATGTATGGGCATCGGGCTCTGGACCAGTGGCCACCCTGGCCCTCAGCCCTGATCCCTTACCCAAGCTGGTCACATGCTCCACCTGCAATGACTGCCACATTCCCAGCATGCACTACCAAGCAGGccatctttttcctcttccaaGTGGCAGGTGGTCATGTAGGTAGCACTGAAGTGTGGCGATGAATCAACACAGACCTGCTTCTTGGATACAGCCGCTGTCGCTATTATGTGTTGAAACAACCTGtgacagtgacatcatcattaAGCAGCCGTGAGCtggaaaaaataacacttgTTTCCCTTTTTGGAcacattttctccatctcctcttctttccacAAAAGAAAGGTCAAAACCAAAATATATGACGAAAAATATGACTTCTCATGGATGTCAGGCTTCAGTTTCCTCATCTGCGtcatcagggttttttttaatccttccAGATCTTTTGAGTGTTTTATCTGTACGtcatgatgttttttctgtctctcgCAGCACGATGGAAGGCCCTACTGTCACAAACCGTGCTATGCTGCCCTCTTTGGGCCGAAAGGTGAAGTACATGTCATTTTATTCAACAACTACTACCTCACATCTGTCACGTGTCAGGTTAAGGACTAAAAATGACTTGTGCATCAGTAgataaatgttcagtttattcatcCTTAACAACATGAAAGTTACAGTGCTCCCATCCTAATCAACCAACTCTGATAAAAGCAGGTTAAGATTAAATAGATGAAACTCACAGTTTACGTCCTCCTCACATAAACAAATGctgaaataaatacatagaGAAACAAATAttgtattaaataaaaaagaacgaacataaattaaagctgagattaatatataaataaataaattataaaatgaatgttaattaagcagatttatttaaagacaattttctacatttcttcatttattttatttgtgccTGCATATTAATTGATTTGATATATTAACttgatatataatattttgtatttatttcaatatttattaatgtattcaGCAGTTTATTCAGTTAACAAGTAGGAGGTGCAGATTTGGACAGTtcaaaactgattatttttttatttttttcctgaatcCTGTCTTTCATCTTATTTTAGGTGTGAACATTGGTGGAGCAGGCTCATATGTATATGACACTCCAGCTAACAACAACCCGACTAGTGTGGATTCAGCCCCTAAACCTGAGGAGAAGCGAGTGTACGCACCGAAGGCAGCATCGAAAGGTAAATGAGGAAAAGTCTGCATGTATTCACACTGTATGTACATTGCGGCTCTATCAGCAAGCATTGATGTGAAAAAGCTGCTCaatgttttttccccttaaagATTTGGGTGATTTCAAGAAGCTGTAGGGTCAGAAGGAAAGCTGCTGCTGACTCAATGATAAGAACACCGATGCACAGAGTCTCTCAGGACTGgggggggattttttttttttagacgTGTCAGATAGGGATTTTACCCATGACACACACCCTGTCAGCAGCaacaaaatcaatttaatattgTTCTTGCTGtgtagttttcagttttttttcaccTATTTGGTTGTTTAAATCAGAGGCTATACACATATGTAATTTTTACCTCTCTGGAGctaaattctctctctcttacaagATGATGTTATTCAAAAGGATAGTAGAGacattaataaatgttttaagtAATTTAGTGTAAATACAACAACATAAGTGTAAGTGTATTTTAGTGTATGTACATTACAAAGTCTTGGCCCTTTGGCGCCACCTGCAGCTTCCAGCGCAGCACTGCATGTAATCAAACATCCATTGGCTGCCATGATTGGCTCCTGTAAGACAGAGTGAGACAAGTGTTTTAACTTGGCAACCAGAATATCAAAATTGGCAACATGAGTGTTTTTTTACTCAGTAATTCCCTCTTGAAACATATAAAAACTGTTTAGTACCTGgctcaattttattttttattcttctacATTACTAGTACACTAGATTTCACACCTAACTGGAAAGATTAGTGGTCATTTATGTAGGTGCTTTCTTTTCTCCAGCTTTTCCACTattgtaatgtgtgtgtctgtgtttgtaatgtGTTGGCAGCTGGCAGCATCACCACTTTTTCTGGAGAGGCCAACCTTTGTCCCCGCTGCAACAAGAAGGTGTATTTTGGTAAGTACTTCGACACTTCCAGGAAACGGGGGGTGGTGAGGAAAAAGGTTGCAGTAATAGGTGTGAATCTGCAAAGTGGTTGCCATGGTGTCTCacgggtgtgtgtatgtacatgtgtgtgtgtgtgtgtgtgtgcgtttgtcaCAATAGCTGAGAAGGTGACATCACTGGGCAAGGACTGGCATCGACCCTGTCTGCGCTGTGAGAGGTGCAGCAAGACTCTGTCTGCTGGCAGCCACGCAGAGGTGAGAAAAGACGAATAtatgaggagggaaaaaagacagagaggtgaaaagttggaaatactgaaaaaaagaaaggagaaaaatgtgcaggagaaaaaaacagaaggaatgaatggaaagattaaaaaaagacaaaagaatcGCTGactcagtggccactttattaggtacacctgtacaatcTAAGCACTGCATTaagtctgtttttaaatgatgataTAATGATCATATGTTTTAGCATTGAGGTCATAGTTAATGAGAACATATGTTTAAGTTCTCTTAAAATcaagtcatgaaaaaaaagaagacccCCAAACAAGGGGATAATAAAAAAACTGGGTCCGAATGGGGAAATCAGCGCTgaattaatttcattaaaaaaatatgatatacAGTCTGCAAACTTTACCTTTAAACTTTAATCTCTAACCCTTTTACAGAGTTATCGATTATTTCATTGACCATCATGTAGTCACTGTAATAACTGTATTTTTGGGACAGGAAAATACAGCTTGTTATTGTGTTAATGTTTCCTTCTTTCATTCCAGCATGACGGCCAGCCCTACTGCCACAAACCCTGCTACGCTGTTCTCTTCGGGCCCAAAGGTAACCGCTAGGGGGCGCTGTCAACCCATCAATTGTCAGCTACACTTGAAACAGAATGTCGTTATGTCCGAGCACTTGATCCGAGCCGCACACGTTGCACAACATAAGTGTTACTCAACAGTTCATTTCATCATAACA
The DNA window shown above is from Lates calcarifer isolate ASB-BC8 unplaced genomic scaffold, TLL_Latcal_v3 _unitig_5795_quiver_1570, whole genome shotgun sequence and carries:
- the LOC108877093 gene encoding cysteine-rich protein 2 (The sequence of the model RefSeq protein was modified relative to this genomic sequence to represent the inferred CDS: added 43 bases not found in genome assembly), which produces MASKCPKCDKTVYFAEKVSSLGKDWHKLCLKCDRCNKLLNAGGHAEHDGRPYCHKPCYAALFGPKGVNIGGAGSYVYDTPANNNPTSVDSAPKPEEKRVYAPKAASKAGSITTFSGEANLCPRCNKKVYFAEKVTSLGKDWHRPCLRCERCSKTLSAGSHAEHDGQPYCHKPCYAVLFGPKGVNTGGVGSYIYDKEPSAVTQP